The DNA region GCAACAGTCACTCCTGCATTAATGGTTAAATTATCATAGAATCCATCATCATTAGTATCTGATCCAGCATCAGAATAATTACCTGAAAATTCCACATCCTTCCTGTCAAAATCCACAAATAAATACGGGGATGTTACATAAGCATTATATACCTGATCAATTCCAATGCCCTCCTGATCATCCAGCAATAAACTCAGGTTATAGGGTCCATCCACTCCATTTTGACGAATTTCTAATCCAGAAAAGTTCAAATTTATAGTCTGGTTCCCTGCAGTAAGTATGAAGGGCTCATTAAGCCAGATAATCTCGTTCCCGTTTTGGTCCGAGAGAGTGGAAAATATGGAAAATGTTCCTCCTTCTGTCACATTTATCTCTGCTGATATTGTTAAGAACTCATATAACCCGTCTCCGTCAGTATCTACTCCCATATCTGAATAGTTTCCCGTAATAGTTGCATTTACGGGTAAATAAAATAAATCTTCAAATGATTTAGGTTTTGCTTTCTCAGGCGGATTGGATTGCTTTCCTGGGAACGCCCAATCGTTTTCCACTACTCCTCTTGCCGAATTCGCAGCCTTCATAGCCATATATTCATTATCACCGTAGCACTTATATTCACGGGCTTTTTTTGCTTCAAGATTATAGGTATCTGTGGTATCATTCCTGGTATGTGATATGTTATCCTCATAGGAGTCCGGAAGGCTATCGTTATATTTCCGGCTTCTATAACATAATGCGGGATTATAATCTGAATCATTTTTACCTGTGAAATTACCCCCTGCTTTCCATTGGTCTTTCACCCAGATATGATAAAGTTCATGCTCAATAACTTCAGCAGTGGTATCAATTCCTGTTACGGTTGGTCCTCCAAAACTCTCGCCATTGTCAAGTACAATAGCACGATCATAATGTGTGTCCGCTGCCCTCGGCGCGAGATAAACTTTTCCTCCCTGTGCATACCCATAACCCGGGGCACTTGCATTATATGTTGTATCTTCCATTTTTGGAACAGCCTTATCTTTTGTCCAGTATTCGAACCAGTTCGGAGTTATACCATTATCCTTGTCGTATTTTACAAAAAATATCTTAAAGCTTTTATTTTTAGTGCCGGATCCACCATTCTCACCTCCAGAATCAGTATAAAACATTTTTCCATTAATATTTTGTATTCCATGATCTGCTGGCTTGTACGTATATTTCATTCCTTGAGCATCAACAGGAATGCCGGGTCCTGCCCAGACAATTTTTGTTACTGTATATCCAACTCCTTCTTTTATTATTGCCCCCAGAGTGGCATTATATTTCGCCAGAGGATTTGTCTCATTGCCAGGAGGTCCTGTCAGATTGATATCCACAAATATTGGAGGTTCAGATTTTATATTGATCGCTTTATCAAACACGTTTCCCCATGTCCAGCTAAGTTCACACGGGTCGTTCGGGTCGTGATTCCATCCAAGATTTGCCCGCAATAATGTAGAATTAACAGCAATTGGAGGAATTGTTACAGGCTTACTGGCATACATATTCCCTTTATAGTTTATGTTTTTATAACCAGTCAGCATATCATCAATAACTTTTTCGTTATTCTCAAAAACTTTGTTTCCATTCCAATCAATCCATACATTAACATACTCCGGACTTTTGTCATATTCGGGACATGTTTTTCCATTGGTGCAGCCCGTGGGATTCTTAATGAAAACATCGACATCGATCTCCATAGTCCCACCGGGTTTTTGATTGTATTTAATATCTAAAATATGCTCATACTGCGTATTCCCGCCGTTTGATTCGCAGTAAGCTGTATCATTCTGGCTAATTACAACAGAGGCATCTTTAACAGGAACCGGAATGACAGATCGAACATCCTGCTCTTGATCAATGCCATCTGCCACTGCTATGTTCACTGATATGGTCAACCACGCAGACAATAAAATTGAAAGCACAGCTATTCTAAATACCTTTATGCAAGTACAATAAGCATCCGAAATAAGCAATTTCATAATTCCACAATCCTATCCTGCCAATTGAGAGGTCTCATTCTATCCGGTTCCACTCATTAATTTTGTGAACATTCAAAGTATATAATCGTTCCGAAAAAGTTTGATTTATTATTTTGCATTAATGCATAGCAGTAATATAGAAAAATATAATATCTATTAAATCTTCAAAAAATTGAGGATAGGTCTTAAAAAAATTCCAGATTTTAAAATATTGATCCATATTTGAAATCTGGTGGAGGATGGATATGGGAAAATATTTTATAAAAATATTGATTATATTAGTTGTAATAATATTAATATCTTCAAATGCCAGAGCCGATTTTGATTTTGGCATAAGTGTGGCTCCGGCAAGGCTGCAACTTGCACCTGGCGGGGCGGGAATGTTTGAGATAAGTGTGGAGGATCTCTCCAGTCCTTTGACCGGCGGAACAGTCACCCTTAGTGTATCACATGATGATGTTGGGCACAATATAGCTGGGGCCGGGCTTGCACCTAACCCTCTTGGTGTGCCGCGAGGAGGCATTGGCCGCGCAACCTGGAATGTAATTGCTTCCCCTGATGCCGTACCTGGTACAGTTATCCATGTGGATTTTTCTGGAAGCGACCCGATCCATCATGCTTTTGCTGAAATAGAAATAGCACAGCCCGTAGGTGGAACCATGCTCAGGATCAATAAACTTGATCTGCTTGCTGCGTATCTTTCTTCTTCGTATGCAGCTTTAGGAATAGTTTCTTCTCTGGTATTGTTGATATTGGGCAGAAGAATGAAGAGGTTTTGATATTAATTTTTAAGATGAATGAAAAAAAAAGAATCTTAAGTGCGGTAATTATTATTTTTTTATTGATTTTTGGCGTCTCTAATTCCGATGATATGGATTTAGAATCCCAGGATTCAAAAATTGAAATATATGCAGATGCAAATTTCCAGAAAAAAGCAGCTATAATAGATCAGTTATTTCAATATCAGAACATGACTTTTGTTGAAACAGCCACAGACATATTGAACCAGAGTGGATACACCGTAGATTATTTCAGCAATAATATAACCGTGGATTTTTACAGGAACCTGCCAGATAAAGGATATAATGTAATAATTTTCAGAGTTCATTCCCTGGCTACTTATAACGAGACAACAAACGTTCCTGTTTCTTTATTTACTTCTGAGCGTTATGATAAGAATAAATATATTTATGAGAGTCTTACAGACAGGCTTTCAAATGTCATATATTCACAGTATGAATACAAAAAAGGAATATCATATTTTGGAATAAATCCATCCTTTATATCAGACAGTACAAAAGGCAACTTCCAGGACACGATTGTCATTACAATGGGATGCGAAGGACTTCGCAATAATATGATGGCCAGGGCTTTCATCGAAAAAGGAGCCATTGTTTATATCGGCTGGAATTCCCAGATACTGGCATCAAAAACAGATAGTACAACTATTAATTTCATGGAACATTTCTTCCTCGAAAAACTCACCCTCAGGAATGCAATACGAGAAACTTTCAATGAAACCGGAGGTGACCATCAAAACTTTCTATATTACTATCCCGTTAAAATGGGTTATATTAAAAGTGAATGAAAATTTGAAATGGGCCTGACCGGATTTGAACCGGTGACCGCCCGGTTATGAGCCGGGCGCTCTAACCTGACTAAGCTACAGGCCCTCAAAAGTGCATTATGGTTTTAATTTAGCTATTAAATACTAAAACGCCGCCAACAGGGCTCGAACCTGTGACATCCTGGTTAACAGCCAGGCACTCTACCAGCTGAGTTATGGCGGCATTGTCAAGCGAATCCTAAAGGGGTATCATTTGATTTAAGCCTTTTGATAATATGGGCGCTGGAGTTATATTATTACGAATAGCATTTCGCAATTATTCGTATTTTTCATATACTAATTTATTTCAGATCAACAGAAATCTATTTCTTCTATTAAACTGTTGTATCATTATAATGATTATCAGATTAATATCTGTAATACAGTCAATCACATCACCTATCAGACAAAAAAATATCGGAATATTATTGATGTTCACAGGATTTATAATGCTAAAAACATAAGAACATGAGATATATATATTTTCTCTTATTCATAACAATTGCAGTCTTATTTACTGTAAATCCAGTGCTTGCTGAAGATTGTGACAATCTCAACGAAGAAGAAATTTGCTGGGGCAGCAACACAAGTACAACACTGAGCTGGACAAACCCCAGGACCACATCAGGAGAATATCTGATAGAGGCAAGGGATTTTAACTGGCTGGGCTCGATTTCTATCAGGGTAACCAAAAATGGGATTGTAAAAGATGGAGTTTTATTCGAAGGTGAAAATTATTTATTTGATTTTTCCGGTAATTCTACTTTTAATGGGATTAAAATAATTGCAGACCAGGTTTCAAATATTAATTCGTTTCCATCAAATATAGGAACATTTCCATCGGATCCGCAGGCAAAAATTTCATTCAAGTCATCTATACCAAAAGAAAAGGAAAAACCCATTCTTGAAATATCAATCATTGCAGAGAATAAAACAAAAACATATCCCGGAATTACAGCTAATATAACCATTCAAAATTCAGGGGATTCAGACCTTGTAGAAATGCAAGCCATGATAATTTATGATGGCCTTGAACTGGATGAATTTGATTTCGAAAAGAATTCATTGAATGAAATAACTGCATCAGGCCCTGAAATCAAATGGGAAAATGTAAGTTCATATAAACTTACACCAGCAAATCACGGTATAATCAAAAATGGATACAACATACAAATATCAAATTTTTCAAATGAAACTGCCATAATAAATATCAGCTACAATGGATCAATGAAAAGTGACGCACTTGTAGAAGGCGGTTCTGTAATATTCGGTTACACAAAGGAAAATGAATATAAGGGGATAAAAATACTTAGTACCCATATTTCAAACGATGCAGCAGAATTAATATTGCAGGCCCCTGTAAAAAACAGCCTGAAGCGCAGATACCCGGTTTTCTTCGGAGGGAGAAATGAATCCATAAACCTCGGATTTAAAGTACCAGGATCTTCAAGAAAAATGTATACAATATCAGTCATAGTAAGCGGAAAAGACAGGGAAGGAAATAATTACATAAAAAACTCAACATCTACAATTTTATTGCAGAATACTTTTTATATAAAAAAGATCACCTCAAACTCGATCCTGGGTGAAAATTTATATCCCGAATACTCAAGAGTCAGGGACATCGGGGCTCTTAAAAATATTACCTATATTACGATCAGTGTAGTTAATCTTCAGAATTATCCTGTGCATAACGTAACACTCAAAGACACAATTCCGCCGGGTTTTAATTTTATGGATAACTTGAACAAAACCTCTGTGTCCTGGGATTTTGGTATAAATGCAAATGATCATAAAGAATTTACCTATGCGATCACAGCAAAAAAACAGGGGATTTATAATGTTCCAAAAGCAGAACTTACCTGGAGCGAATGGGGAGAATTCTTACGTCTGGAATCAAATAGCCCAAGAACATCCGTATCAGGCCCATATATTGTTATGGAGAGGAGTTTCAATAAAAGTAATATTAACATTGGGGATACACTTCTGGTTTCTCTTTCATTAACCAACAATGGTGATATACCAACAAATATCTTTGTTAATGATAGTGTGCCCCGGAATGCAACATTCATTTCAGGCACGTTATCTTTTTCCGGTTTCTTAAGACCCCGTGAGAATGCCCGGATATTCTATGCTGTCATGGTTAATGATACTATAATTGAATTCAAAGCTCCTGAAATAATATCCAAAAACCAGGGATTTGAATGGTATAAGCCCCTTCCTTCTAAAAAAATTTCAGGATTTCCTTCCGCACCGCCCGCTATTCCAACAATAGCCCCTGATATGGGTATTAAAGTTCCGGAACAAATACAACAGGTACATGAACAGGGCCCTTTTAACGGAATTTTCCTGAAGATAAATGAGGGGTTTCCCTGGTTTGGGGAGGCAATTTCAATAATTTCATTAATAATTATACTGTTATCCGGAATTTTCCTGCTGATGAATAAGAAAAATAAGAAAAAAATAATTTAGTCTTCTTTTTTCCTTTCGCCAATCACCATCTTTAACAGGGCTGATGCAACCTCCAGGGATGTATAATCTTCCCGTGTGAGTTTTTCAACCATATTGCTATATTCTCCCAGGTGCCCTGCTTCAATGATCCCCGCGATTTTTTCTAAGACCATGCCTGTCTTGATCTCTTCCATATCACTGACAGAAGGTACTTTCCGGGGAACGATCCTGCTCTTTGTGAATTTTTGGATCTGCCTTATCCTGTATATTTCTCTTCCTGTCACAAAACTGATAGCCTGCCCGGCTTTTCCTGCTCTTGCTGTTCTTCCGATCCTGTGGACATAATATTCATCATCCGCAGGTATGTCATAATTGAATACAGCCTCAATATCCCCCACATCGATACCGCGCGCTGCCACATCAGTTGCAACCAGGACATCGATCTCTTTTTTCCGAAATTTTGACATGACAATGTCCCTTTGTCTTTGCTGCATATCCCCATGCAGCCCATCTGCCATGTATCCCCGTGATTTTAAGTTATCTACCAGTTCATCAACCATTCTTTTTGTATTACAGAATACCAGTGATAACTTCAGGTCGTTAATGTCGATCAAACGGGACAAAACCTCCGGTTTTGCCTGGGATTTGACTTCATAATAAAATTGTTCCACTTTAGGAACAGTCATTTCCTTATGTTCCAATTTTATCATGTACGGTTTAGTCTGGTATTTTTTCGTCAGGTCAAGAATAGCCCTTGGCATGGTCGCTGAGAAAAGGATAGTCTGTCTTTCATCCGGGATTTTCTTCATGATAAGTTCGATATCTTCCCTGAACCCCATATCCAACATTTCATCAGCTTCATCAAGAATGATTATTTTCACGCCATCAAGTCTTAAAGTCCGGCGTTCCATGTGATCCATTACGCGCCCTGGAGTACCGATAATTACCTGTACGCCTTTTTTTAAGGCTCTTATCTGGCGGTCAATGGGTTGCCCGCCGTAAACAGGCAGGAT from Candidatus Methanoperedens sp. includes:
- a CDS encoding carboxypeptidase regulatory-like domain-containing protein — encoded protein: MKLLISDAYCTCIKVFRIAVLSILLSAWLTISVNIAVADGIDQEQDVRSVIPVPVKDASVVISQNDTAYCESNGGNTQYEHILDIKYNQKPGGTMEIDVDVFIKNPTGCTNGKTCPEYDKSPEYVNVWIDWNGNKVFENNEKVIDDMLTGYKNINYKGNMYASKPVTIPPIAVNSTLLRANLGWNHDPNDPCELSWTWGNVFDKAINIKSEPPIFVDINLTGPPGNETNPLAKYNATLGAIIKEGVGYTVTKIVWAGPGIPVDAQGMKYTYKPADHGIQNINGKMFYTDSGGENGGSGTKNKSFKIFFVKYDKDNGITPNWFEYWTKDKAVPKMEDTTYNASAPGYGYAQGGKVYLAPRAADTHYDRAIVLDNGESFGGPTVTGIDTTAEVIEHELYHIWVKDQWKAGGNFTGKNDSDYNPALCYRSRKYNDSLPDSYEDNISHTRNDTTDTYNLEAKKAREYKCYGDNEYMAMKAANSARGVVENDWAFPGKQSNPPEKAKPKSFEDLFYLPVNATITGNYSDMGVDTDGDGLYEFLTISAEINVTEGGTFSIFSTLSDQNGNEIIWLNEPFILTAGNQTINLNFSGLEIRQNGVDGPYNLSLLLDDQEGIGIDQVYNAYVTSPYLFVDFDRKDVEFSGNYSDAGSDTNDDGFYDNLTINAGVTVAVSGNYELEGWLYDKNGDAIVMAITPQYLYAGNQTSTLYFNGSAIRQHRIDGPYNLTYLKIFDMNNSQIDFAYSPYRTYTYNYTDFQNKSAEFNNSYSDYGKDTDSDGSFNYLIVNAGINVSVAGNYLVSGSLYDSNGSEIVSSSNNYVYLDAGTQSLELNFSGLRLFGHGMDGQYYLKDIILFDGDGNKLDYISDAYTTSSYDHSNFQYLVVLTGKYFDYVTDTDNDGLYENLTVEIELIPKNSGNVVAMARLMDSSGEEIIWANNMTFLNDSQPQKIQLDFDGRYLYGTLMNGPYFVKDAYVYHTGDPIQSDYAYEASTTAAYDHGQFENSGVITGTIMDGGSPVPNAYISINGGDSDYSNSEGKYNLVVLQNGIHTVNIDVPGYASWRILVNNEYMKDGTSINVSSSTGTVTYMNFTPSPFINGTVMDSVSKTGIAGVNVFTNTSISTRTNETGFYSLAVTTGTYDLTAMYVTHYPNSSVTVSTGLSDVVIQDIELIEKQTGNITGTVMMP
- a CDS encoding DUF11 domain-containing protein; its protein translation is MRYIYFLLFITIAVLFTVNPVLAEDCDNLNEEEICWGSNTSTTLSWTNPRTTSGEYLIEARDFNWLGSISIRVTKNGIVKDGVLFEGENYLFDFSGNSTFNGIKIIADQVSNINSFPSNIGTFPSDPQAKISFKSSIPKEKEKPILEISIIAENKTKTYPGITANITIQNSGDSDLVEMQAMIIYDGLELDEFDFEKNSLNEITASGPEIKWENVSSYKLTPANHGIIKNGYNIQISNFSNETAIINISYNGSMKSDALVEGGSVIFGYTKENEYKGIKILSTHISNDAAELILQAPVKNSLKRRYPVFFGGRNESINLGFKVPGSSRKMYTISVIVSGKDREGNNYIKNSTSTILLQNTFYIKKITSNSILGENLYPEYSRVRDIGALKNITYITISVVNLQNYPVHNVTLKDTIPPGFNFMDNLNKTSVSWDFGINANDHKEFTYAITAKKQGIYNVPKAELTWSEWGEFLRLESNSPRTSVSGPYIVMERSFNKSNINIGDTLLVSLSLTNNGDIPTNIFVNDSVPRNATFISGTLSFSGFLRPRENARIFYAVMVNDTIIEFKAPEIISKNQGFEWYKPLPSKKISGFPSAPPAIPTIAPDMGIKVPEQIQQVHEQGPFNGIFLKINEGFPWFGEAISIISLIIILLSGIFLLMNKKNKKKII
- a CDS encoding DEAD/DEAH box helicase, coding for METSGFRELHLSKEIQKAITDMGFEEPTPIQIQSIPHMLEGKDVIGQAQTGTGKTAAFGIATLEKIDPKSLAVQAVILCPTRELAIQVSEELKKLSRYKKGIEILPVYGGQPIDRQIRALKKGVQVIIGTPGRVMDHMERRTLRLDGVKIIILDEADEMLDMGFREDIELIMKKIPDERQTILFSATMPRAILDLTKKYQTKPYMIKLEHKEMTVPKVEQFYYEVKSQAKPEVLSRLIDINDLKLSLVFCNTKRMVDELVDNLKSRGYMADGLHGDMQQRQRDIVMSKFRKKEIDVLVATDVAARGIDVGDIEAVFNYDIPADDEYYVHRIGRTARAGKAGQAISFVTGREIYRIRQIQKFTKSRIVPRKVPSVSDMEEIKTGMVLEKIAGIIEAGHLGEYSNMVEKLTREDYTSLEVASALLKMVIGERKKED